The region ATCCACAACCGCCATCAGTTTACAGCCAATCCCGCCAGCCAAAAAATAGATCTGGTTATCTTTGGGCATTCCCATCAGCCTTATCACGAACGGGAAAACGGAATCCTGTATTTCAATCCCGGCAGTGCCGGCCCGCGACGCTTCTCCTATCCGATTGCGGTCGGAATGATCACCCTTACAGATGAATCCATTGAAGCCAAGCATATTTATCTTAAAGATTAACAGCTGCGCTTCCGCAAGACTTAAATGCTATCGTAAATTTCGTTCCTGAAGGTGAACTGTCGACTTTAACATCAGCTTCATAAAACTCGAGAATTTTGAACGTAACATACAGCCCTAAACCGGTTCCGTGCTCTTTTGTAGTCACAAACGGCTGGCCCAGCTTACTCATAATTTCGAGTGGAATGCCGCAGCCATTATCCGCTACTTCTAAAACAATCTCGTCACTGCGCAGATAAGTTTTTAGCTGAACTACACCGCCCTTTTCCATCGCCTCGAAACTATTTTGAACCAGGTTTAAAACCACCTGCTTGATTTCTTTTTCATCTGCCGCAACATCATTGATCTCGCCTGTAATAAACAGAATCTCCGTGTTCTGTTTTCTTGCTTCGACATTAATCAGCGGCAGCAGGCTCTCTAAAACTTGATTAAGATTGCAGTTTTTTACCTGCCGCTTTTTGGATCCAGCCATTGCCATATACTCAGTAATAATTCCATTCGCGCGAAACATTTCCTCAATGATGGAATTAAATAAACCATGGTACCCCTGGAGCTCCTCTTTGCTCTGCAGCAGCTGCATCATAGCAATCACAGCGGCCATCGGATTTTATATCTCATGCATTATGCCCGCAGCCATCCGGGCAGCTGTGTTGAGCCGATTAACCTCAGCAGCTTTAGCAGAGTATTTCCAAGAGTTTCTGCACTTAAAAAAGGCTAATTCATGACTGCCGGTCAAGTCCAAGATCTGGTGGATATCCAGATCTGCAATGTCGTATAAACACAGCACCAGCAGTTTGAGAGGTCCCACTTTTTGCTCTACAATCTCTTCATACGCTGCCACCAAATCCCAACTGCGGTGGCCGCGCCAGTACGGAGAGCCACAGGCGCGAGCACCATCCCACCCATTTTTCATATTTTCATGGTAAAGCTTGGTCCAAGCCTCTACTAAAACACCAGGCTTAAATGTATCATACTGCAGATACCACTCATTGATTGTAAAGATTTTAATCTGCTGACGATACTGCTCGAACAGGGGCACACTATCCTGTAAGCATTTGACTGCATCATCAATTGTCAACCACATCGGTATGATCCAAATGCAAAATTCATTACGCTCCAAGCCGGTTTTTAAATAGGGGAGCACTGTGTCCAGATAATCCTGGCGTTCTTGGTAAAAGGCACAGATATGCGTTCCCCACGGCACATCTGAAATAAAGCCCACACCAA is a window of Bacillota bacterium DNA encoding:
- a CDS encoding HAMP domain-containing histidine kinase, producing the protein MAAVIAMMQLLQSKEELQGYHGLFNSIIEEMFRANGIITEYMAMAGSKKRQVKNCNLNQVLESLLPLINVEARKQNTEILFITGEINDVAADEKEIKQVVLNLVQNSFEAMEKGGVVQLKTYLRSDEIVLEVADNGCGIPLEIMSKLGQPFVTTKEHGTGLGLYVTFKILEFYEADVKVDSSPSGTKFTIAFKSCGSAAVNL